A section of the bacterium genome encodes:
- a CDS encoding patatin-like phospholipase family protein, translating to MIFRRKRQPKLGLALGGGGARGGIHVGVLKVLEDAGIQVSCVAGTSIGALVGAFYALSLSGRRLEERIKSYLSSDTFRRARFNLMAQADGAKDAPLFSRIASFIKKEFLLAMALTRPYLISREEFLENLAYFIPDLRMEGTRIPFAAMATDLETGEGVLLKEGSLRDAVYASCTYPGVVEAVRLGGRLLVDGGVVAMVPVEAAKSLGADLVLAVNVEKCIGEDVEGLSGIEVLFRADDIMAAELTRIQTQRADILIHPGVGNIKWYDFQKMPDYVAIGEKAAREKLPEIMRALGMERVGSRRPHVIQKG from the coding sequence GTGATTTTCCGCAGAAAGAGGCAGCCCAAACTGGGCCTGGCTCTGGGTGGTGGAGGGGCCAGGGGAGGCATTCATGTGGGTGTGCTCAAGGTACTGGAAGATGCGGGGATCCAGGTCTCGTGTGTTGCAGGCACCAGCATAGGTGCCCTGGTGGGAGCGTTTTATGCCCTTTCTCTTAGCGGGCGAAGGCTGGAGGAGAGGATCAAGAGCTACCTTTCTAGCGACACCTTCCGAAGAGCCCGGTTCAACCTGATGGCTCAGGCAGATGGAGCCAAGGACGCCCCGCTTTTTAGCCGCATAGCTTCTTTTATCAAGAAGGAGTTCTTGCTGGCCATGGCCCTTACCCGGCCTTACCTGATATCTAGGGAGGAGTTTCTGGAGAATCTGGCCTATTTTATTCCGGATCTGCGCATGGAGGGCACGCGGATACCCTTTGCCGCCATGGCAACGGACTTGGAAACCGGTGAGGGAGTGCTCCTCAAGGAGGGTTCTCTCAGAGATGCTGTATATGCCAGCTGTACTTACCCGGGGGTGGTTGAGGCAGTCAGATTGGGAGGAAGGCTCCTTGTGGACGGCGGGGTGGTGGCCATGGTCCCTGTGGAAGCGGCAAAAAGCCTGGGGGCGGATCTGGTCCTGGCAGTAAATGTTGAGAAGTGCATTGGGGAGGATGTGGAGGGACTCTCCGGCATAGAGGTCTTGTTCAGGGCGGACGACATCATGGCGGCAGAACTGACCAGGATTCAAACCCAAAGAGCAGACATACTCATCCATCCAGGAGTGGGCAACATCAAGTGGTATGATTTCCAAAAGATGCCAGACTATGTGGCCATTGGAGAAAAGGCAGCCAGGGAAAAACTTCCCGAAATCATGAGGGCCTTGGGGATGGAGCGTGTTGGTTCAAGAAGGCCCCATGTGATTCAAAAGGGTTGA
- a CDS encoding methyltransferase domain-containing protein — MVSFGLMYDFFMEPLDALKVKAWRRWVVSVQGERVLEIGVGTGLNLPRYQASKKLFVLDPRRDFLIRARRRARASSFNRSPEFMQAMGEGLPFQNGVFDAAVFSWVLCTVLDPMSTLQEISRVLKPGGTIRLLEHVRLKGGLPALFQDLMTPAWSRLAGGCHLNRDAVHLVHEAGFKNVQVVQMLGKMVVGIEAFKPLGNL; from the coding sequence ATGGTTTCTTTCGGCCTGATGTACGATTTTTTCATGGAGCCTCTAGATGCTCTCAAGGTTAAAGCTTGGCGCAGGTGGGTGGTTTCGGTCCAGGGGGAAAGGGTATTGGAGATCGGGGTGGGAACAGGTCTTAATCTTCCAAGATACCAGGCCAGCAAGAAGCTTTTTGTCCTGGATCCCAGAAGAGATTTTCTGATCAGGGCCCGCAGGAGGGCCAGAGCTTCCAGTTTCAATAGATCCCCTGAGTTCATGCAGGCAATGGGCGAGGGCCTTCCTTTCCAGAATGGGGTTTTCGACGCAGCAGTCTTTTCCTGGGTTCTTTGCACGGTTTTGGATCCCATGAGCACACTTCAGGAGATAAGCCGCGTGTTGAAGCCAGGAGGGACCATCAGGTTACTGGAGCATGTGAGGCTTAAAGGCGGATTGCCTGCCCTTTTCCAGGACCTCATGACCCCTGCCTGGAGCAGGCTTGCCGGTGGTTGCCATCTCAACCGAGACGCAGTCCATCTGGTTCATGAGGCAGGATTTAAGAACGTGCAGGTAGTGCAAATGCTGGGGAAAATGGTCGTGGGCATAGAGGCCTTCAAACCGCTTGGAAACCTCTGA
- a CDS encoding rubrerythrin family protein translates to MGKSEQYLKEAFAGESQANRKYLAFAAQAEKEGYVQAARLFRAAAEAETVHAHNHLRAMKGIRSTKENLQEAIAGETHEFKKMYPEMIEAAKAEGNKEAERTFTYANEVEKTHAALYQKLLDNLGKAQETYPYWVCTICGHTAEGEAPDTCPVCGAKAKAFKKIE, encoded by the coding sequence ATGGGAAAAAGCGAGCAGTACCTGAAGGAGGCCTTTGCAGGTGAGTCACAAGCCAACAGGAAGTACCTGGCCTTTGCCGCACAGGCCGAGAAAGAGGGCTATGTACAGGCTGCCAGGCTATTTCGCGCTGCGGCCGAGGCCGAGACCGTCCACGCCCACAATCACCTAAGGGCCATGAAAGGCATCAGGAGTACAAAGGAGAACCTCCAGGAGGCCATCGCAGGGGAGACCCACGAGTTCAAGAAGATGTACCCGGAGATGATAGAGGCTGCCAAGGCAGAGGGGAACAAGGAGGCGGAAAGGACCTTCACCTATGCCAATGAGGTGGAAAAGACCCACGCGGCCCTTTACCAGAAACTGCTGGACAACCTGGGGAAAGCCCAGGAGACCTATCCTTACTGGGTCTGCACCATCTGCGGGCACACGGCAGAAGGGGAAGCACCTGATACATGCCCGGTATGTGGGGCCAAGGCCAAGGCTTTTAAGAAGATCGAGTAA
- the cydB gene encoding cytochrome d ubiquinol oxidase subunit II has protein sequence MLETVWFLLWGILWAVYFVLDGFDLGIGTISPLLGKSEENRKAIYESMAPFWDGNEVWLITAGGVTFAAFPSTYAVMFSALYSPLMLLLFALILRAVALEFRAKLENAAWKKLWDGCLFLGSFVPALLLGVAFSNLFQGIPIDREGIFQGTILTLLNPYGLLGGVLFVLLFAHHGALWLCIRTGASLQDSSARMARRIWILLLAVAASFLAFTAQATSLYENYLSYPVLLVLPALAMAGLVLSRLSLGRRQWWRAWAFSGMAIACATLFGVVGMYPAMIPSSLDAAYSLTIHNSASSALTLKIMLAVALVFVPIVIIYQAWAYRLFLTRSAQQGTASGEAY, from the coding sequence CGTTTACTTCGTGTTGGATGGTTTTGATCTTGGAATAGGGACCATTTCACCCCTTTTGGGGAAAAGCGAGGAGAATCGAAAGGCTATCTACGAATCCATGGCCCCTTTCTGGGACGGCAATGAGGTGTGGCTCATCACTGCAGGGGGTGTAACCTTTGCAGCCTTCCCGAGCACTTACGCGGTCATGTTCAGCGCCCTTTACAGTCCCTTGATGCTTCTTCTGTTTGCCCTGATTCTCAGGGCCGTGGCCTTGGAATTCAGAGCAAAGCTGGAAAATGCTGCTTGGAAAAAGCTTTGGGATGGGTGTCTGTTCCTTGGAAGTTTCGTCCCGGCTCTGCTTTTGGGAGTGGCCTTTTCCAACCTGTTCCAGGGGATCCCCATTGATCGGGAGGGGATCTTCCAGGGAACCATCCTTACCCTTCTGAATCCCTACGGACTCTTGGGAGGAGTGCTCTTCGTGCTTTTGTTTGCCCATCATGGAGCTCTTTGGTTATGTATACGCACGGGGGCTTCTTTGCAGGATTCATCTGCTCGAATGGCCCGCAGGATCTGGATTTTGCTACTGGCAGTAGCTGCATCTTTCTTAGCTTTTACAGCCCAGGCCACTAGCCTCTATGAGAATTATCTGTCATATCCAGTTCTTCTTGTCTTGCCAGCATTGGCCATGGCCGGGCTGGTCTTGTCCCGTTTGAGTCTGGGCAGGCGACAGTGGTGGAGGGCCTGGGCCTTCTCAGGGATGGCCATCGCCTGTGCCACTCTTTTCGGAGTGGTGGGCATGTATCCGGCCATGATCCCCTCCAGCCTGGATGCAGCATACAGCCTGACGATCCATAACTCTGCATCAAGTGCTTTGACGCTGAAGATAATGCTTGCAGTGGCATTGGTTTTTGTCCCCATAGTGATAATCTATCAGGCATGGGCTTATAGGCTGTTTTTGACCAGGAGCGCCCAACAGGGTACAGCTTCAGGCGAAGCCTATTAG